Proteins from a single region of Hymenobacter aquaticus:
- a CDS encoding YcxB family protein: protein MPVVTLPEVRLSFPQYFRTNLRLLFKKQPTLWFILLPALSGLTVLYVLLTGQASLAQLWATSKVGLFMAAFVVGWPVLLWFSMRKQYRRATVLQAPTRYAVSETGLAVQNELVQEELSWPAVQEAWHIGAWLVLMTGSASGYFLDLRRVQSPADAAGLLSLVRAGGVTIK from the coding sequence ATGCCCGTCGTTACGCTGCCGGAAGTCCGTTTGTCCTTCCCGCAATATTTCCGCACCAATCTGCGCCTGCTGTTCAAGAAGCAGCCGACGCTGTGGTTCATTTTGCTGCCCGCGCTGTCGGGGCTGACGGTGCTCTACGTGCTGCTCACCGGCCAGGCCTCCCTGGCGCAGCTTTGGGCAACTAGCAAAGTGGGCTTGTTCATGGCCGCTTTCGTGGTGGGCTGGCCCGTGCTGCTGTGGTTCAGTATGCGCAAGCAGTACCGGAGGGCTACAGTGCTGCAAGCCCCGACGCGGTATGCGGTGAGCGAAACGGGCCTCGCGGTGCAGAACGAGCTGGTGCAGGAGGAGCTTAGCTGGCCGGCGGTGCAGGAAGCCTGGCACATCGGCGCTTGGCTGGTGCTGATGACGGGCAGTGCCAGCGGCTATTTCCTGGATCTGCGGCGGGTGCAAAGTCCGGCCGACGCGGCCGGGCTGCTGAGCCTGGTGCGGGCCGGCGGCGTGACCATAAAGTAG
- a CDS encoding DUF2911 domain-containing protein: MLSTALLKSSSRTLGATLLVGGLLLSEAATAQITTPAASPKSTVTQRVGLTDVTITYSRPSAKGRAVFGTLVPFGKRWRTGANQTTTIKFSDDVTLEGKKVPAGEYGLYTIPNKTEWLVVLNKSTKQGADVDGFKDDQDVVRFSAKTYKLGAKAETFTMGFSDMTPATANVDMQWELTGAKFKLSTDVDPKVMAQIDEKVVKNANASANDMAAAAVYYYDNDKDLKQALTWIQKANEKDPKFWNVHTEAKIKLKLKDYKGATASAEQSRKLALDAKNADYVKMNEDLIALAKKGK, translated from the coding sequence ATGCTTTCTACTGCCCTTCTGAAATCCTCTTCCCGCACCCTGGGTGCTACCCTGCTCGTAGGCGGCCTGCTGCTGAGCGAAGCGGCCACGGCCCAGATTACGACGCCCGCCGCCAGCCCCAAAAGCACCGTCACCCAGCGCGTGGGCCTCACCGACGTGACCATTACCTACTCCCGCCCCAGCGCCAAGGGCCGCGCCGTATTTGGCACGCTGGTGCCGTTTGGCAAGCGCTGGCGCACGGGTGCCAACCAGACCACGACCATCAAGTTCTCGGACGACGTGACGCTGGAAGGTAAAAAGGTGCCGGCCGGCGAATACGGCCTCTACACCATCCCGAACAAGACCGAATGGCTGGTCGTGCTCAACAAAAGCACCAAGCAGGGTGCCGACGTGGACGGCTTCAAGGACGACCAGGACGTGGTGCGCTTCTCGGCCAAAACCTACAAGCTGGGCGCCAAAGCCGAAACGTTCACCATGGGCTTCTCTGACATGACCCCGGCCACCGCCAACGTCGACATGCAGTGGGAGCTGACCGGCGCCAAGTTCAAGCTCAGCACCGACGTCGACCCCAAGGTAATGGCCCAGATTGACGAGAAGGTGGTGAAAAACGCCAACGCCTCGGCCAACGACATGGCCGCCGCCGCCGTGTATTACTACGACAACGACAAAGACCTGAAGCAGGCCCTGACCTGGATTCAGAAAGCCAACGAGAAGGACCCCAAGTTCTGGAACGTCCACACCGAGGCTAAAATCAAGCTGAAGCTGAAGGACTACAAAGGCGCCACGGCCTCGGCCGAACAGTCGCGCAAGCTGGCCCTCGACGCCAAAAACGCCGACTACGTGAAGATGAACGAGGACCTGATTGCCCTGGCGAAGAAAGGCAAATAG